GCAGCATTTCCTTGCAAGTGTTTTTTGTGATGGGTGCGCATTTCAGTCAACTATACGATGTAGTCTTCAGAAGCATTTGACATGTAACTCTCCTTGGCAAAGCGCAGCACAGGTGTACTGCTGGATGATCCGTCAGTCCGCCGCCCTTCTGCGGTACAGCTAAATGTAATCCAAATACTAGATTTCACCAGCAGCGCGATTTTTTCGGTGGCTGGATCTACCCCGCGCTCTTTCTCAATCTCGAGCTCTTTTAGGTTCAGCTTTGCCCAGTATTGGGCAGTTGCTGATACGCACCCTCTGTGGGCTCGTCTGGCTGATGGCTGTCACCATCAGTGGGCATGGCATGGGCTTTTTCCTTGGCCTGGCGTTGCATTTCTGCCTGATGCTGAATCTGACGCCAGCGCGAGATCTGCCGGTCGACTGCCTGGTCATAGTCCAGGGCTGACATTTTGTTTTGCGGGAAGTCTTGAACGGCATCCCACGCAGCCTGATCTAACCGCAGGACAATCTCATCATCATTATTAACTACAATAAAGTACAAATTGACGGTACTACAGCCTCGGTAATGAATATCGAGCCTTTGATTGACAAGCTAACTTCATTTGGATGCAACGTATTCAGTGTGGATGGACATAATACAAAAGAGATCATTGACACTATAACTTCCATCAAGCAAAAAAATACTGAAGGTCCTTCTGTGCTGATCGCTCATACGATTAAAGGGCAGCATCAGCTTTTGCGCAAAAGATCTCAGCTGGCACTATAGAGTTCCGACCAAATTGGAATTGGATTTTGTAAAACAAGAATTGGATTTTCACTGAACATTATAAATTTAGGAGACGCACAGATGAGGGATTTGAGAGATATCATCAATAACTATATTATTTTAAACGCCGAAATCGCGGATATTTACGTTGTGGCCGTAGACTCGGCTATCTCTTCAAATCTTCACGTGTTCAAGAGCCGACTGGGGCATCGTTTTATCGACGTAGGAGTGGCTGAACAAAACGCCTTCGATGTCGCTTCTGGACTTGCCCGAGAAGGGGCAACGGTATTTGTGTTTGGAATTTCTACCTTTTTATTGTACCGAGCGTATGAACAGTTTCGCTCAATAATTTGCGAAAACAAGCTCAAGGTTATATTTGTTGGCCTTTGGTGTGGCCTCTATTACTCCGACCAAGGATATACACACTTACAAATAGACGACATTAACGTCACCCGATCACTACCGAACCTAAACATATATTCGCCTTACAGCGCTCCCAGTGCGGAGTGCTGCCTTGAAGATGCGCTTGAGTATATGGGCCCGTCATATTTAAGAATTGAGAATCCGCTCCCCGATGGCGATTATCTCGACGACTATATGGCCTTTGACCATTCCACACTCAACGGCTCCAAGGCGCTAGCGATACTCGCGACAGGCCAGTCGGTGAAACGAAGTTTATTAGCCTCAAAAAATATTAATTCGACTCTAAAACTTGATATCCCAGTATATCCATTGAGCAACTTGGACGTTAAGCGCTTGCAGTCACAAACTCAAGCGTATTTGGGCAGTTACCAACACCTGCTGATCGTAGAAGAGCACTTGGCTTTCTGCGGAGTAGGGGCCTATATAGGTTTTCTGTCAGCCGCGAGACAGTCCGGCAGCCGAATACATTGCTTGGGGGTTGGTGATCCGATTGTCCGAAACCAAACCTATGACCGGGCTTTAGAATTTCACACACTTAATACACCTGGCATTATAAAAAAATGTTTTGAGATATTGGAGGTTTAACCGATGAAAATTTATATTAACGAAGGTAGTTTCGGATTTGATATGTCGCCGTTGGAAAAAATAGACCTGATCTCCAATTCGGAATTTTCTGGAATTGGTTTTTGGTTCGAAAAGCTTGATCTTTGGTTTCATCAGGCAAATGCAGACCCTCAGGAGTTCAAATCTCTATTGCAGACAAAAAATGTCGACGTAATTGAGATTAACTTCTTAAGATGTCTTTTTACTCATGACTATGAGAATCCTAAATTGCAACATGAAATTTCGAGAGGTATTTATTATGCGAAGCTATTCGGGGCGCCCTTTCTCACAGCTGCGACATTTGGAGAAGATCTTCAACCGTCTCTTTACCGAGAGAACATCAGTAAGTTAGCAGAAAAGCTAGAGCAAGAGGGGCTTTCCCTAGCAATCGAATTCCTACCTTGGACGGAGATCCCCTCAATCACAAAGTTACAGGAGTTAATTGCCGTTGTTGACAGAGATAATGTAGGCATCCTTTTAGATACCTATCATTTCTTTATGGGGGACCCGGACTTGGACGCGCTTAAGAGGATACCACCGGAAAAAATCTTTCTAATCCATGGCAATGACCTACTTAGAGATACCGATCTTTTTTCGAAGCTATCATTGATCGAAATAACCCGCGGCTATCGAGTAGCACCTGGACTGGGCGACTTTCCTCTTAATCAGTTTTTTAAAACTCTTCGGGAAATGGGTGTAAACGCTCCAGTCAGTCTGGAGGTATTGAACAAGGACTCAACATCACAGTACCACATTGAATCCGTGCTTAATTCTTATACTTCAACATTGCACCAGATAGGAGCGTAAGTCATGCATTCAGAACACTTTACCGCAGTGGTAACGGGTGCGGGAGGTACAATTGGCACATGCATATCCTCTCATTTGGCAGGTCTGGGTTATAATTTAGTAATCATTGATACTCACAAAAACAATCTGGATGCTCTTCAATCGAAGATTCAAAGAGAATACCCTGAAAGACAAGTCCTTGCACTAACCGTTAACATCACTTCACCCCAAGAAGTGATACAAGCGTCACGGGTGGTCCAAAATAGATTTTATGGTATTGACGTACTGATCAATAACGCGGGTATTTCTCCAAAGCTATCCAATGGCATGCGAATACCGGCCCTGAGTATCGATGATGACGAGTGGGACCTCGTAATGGAAACCAATTTAAAAAGTGTTTTTTTGATGTGTAAATATTTCTTCGATGTGCTCAAACGCGATAAAGGGAAAATTGTAAATATTGCCTCCATGATGGGGGTCACTGGCTCTGGCGTTGACACTAACCAAATATTTCCCTATAGCGTATCAGCAGCACACTACAGTGCATCAAAAGCTGGCGTGATAAATTTGACAAAATCATTGGCGCGAGAATTCAGCGAATCGAATGTCCCGGTCTACGCTATTGCTCCCGGTGCGGTTTCTGGTGGGATGGGCAAATTCGACGAAAGCTTCATCAAAAACCTGAAGGAGCAAATACCCAGTCATCAGCTTGGCACCCCTGAAGAAATTGTGAACACTCTCAATTTTTTGCTTACCTCCGGCATGAGCTTGACCGGGCAGACCTTGCACGTTAATCATGGATGGTTCATGGGAGGGTAGTCATGTCAGCGCAAAAAATTTACTCGGGAAAATACATCGAAATCTCTCACTGTCGAGACTGTGAAATTCTTGGCTATATGATAATTTCGTTTAAACGGACCGTATCTAAACTCGGGGAGCTCAGCTCGGCTGAAGGTACAGAATTGATGAATGGTTTAGCGTTTGCGGAACGGGCCTTACAAAGTGCTTTCTCTCCTGAAAAGATATATATAATGCGTATTTCTGAGCTAAATCCTGAACTGCATTTTCATGTTTTTCCAAGATACGCGTCTGTGACCAAATTATATTTGGTGGAACACAATGAACCTACTATTGATGGTCCTTCTTTTTTCAGCTGGGCTCGGAAGCGGTTTAGCCGTTCAGTGAACGAGCCTAGCCAAGAGATGTTGGATGCTCAGTCAATACTCACGGAAACCCTTGGCGCTTACTTTTCACGGCCTTTGTAATCATATGCAATCACCCTAAAGCGGGGAATTATTGGAGCGATATGAGCCTTGCTACCTCATAAAATACGGGCTGTATTAGGATAATCGTAGAGGTATATTTTTTTTGAAAAAGCCATAATTTTTTGCAAAACAGACAGTTATTTTTCTATTCGACTCCTGGTGCCGCACCATACAAAACGAAGCCTCTGCAGAAATGCAGGGGCTTTGTTGTTTTAGGGATATTCATTCTCAATCGCCCCTTCTCCCTTTACCTTCCTGCCTGTTGACCCACCTCTTTTCGCGCCAAAACTCCAGATTTCATCCTTTATGCTAAATTATGTACTGGCAATAATTATGGCGTATTCATAAAAAGGGATAATTGCATGAGCAGCATTTTTCAGCGCCCTGAATTGGCTGAATCAATGGCAAACCAGCTTCTCAATCCTGGCGTATTAGATGAAGGTCTGCGCTCGGGTCTTTTTCTGTCTGGCCTGCGCCGTACGGGTAAAACGACCTTCCTGCGTAATGACCTCATCCCAGCCCTGGAGGCAGCAGGCGCATTGGTGATTTATGTCGACCTCTGGAGCGACACGCTGGCCAACCCGGCAACGCTGGTGCACAACGCCATCCACAAGACCCTGAAAGAACTGCAAACTCCGGGCTCATCAATCCTGCAGACGCTCAAGCGAGTCAGCAATGTCGATCTGG
The sequence above is drawn from the Pseudomonas quebecensis genome and encodes:
- a CDS encoding HIT family protein translates to MSAQKIYSGKYIEISHCRDCEILGYMIISFKRTVSKLGELSSAEGTELMNGLAFAERALQSAFSPEKIYIMRISELNPELHFHVFPRYASVTKLYLVEHNEPTIDGPSFFSWARKRFSRSVNEPSQEMLDAQSILTETLGAYFSRPL
- a CDS encoding sugar phosphate isomerase/epimerase family protein, with the translated sequence MKIYINEGSFGFDMSPLEKIDLISNSEFSGIGFWFEKLDLWFHQANADPQEFKSLLQTKNVDVIEINFLRCLFTHDYENPKLQHEISRGIYYAKLFGAPFLTAATFGEDLQPSLYRENISKLAEKLEQEGLSLAIEFLPWTEIPSITKLQELIAVVDRDNVGILLDTYHFFMGDPDLDALKRIPPEKIFLIHGNDLLRDTDLFSKLSLIEITRGYRVAPGLGDFPLNQFFKTLREMGVNAPVSLEVLNKDSTSQYHIESVLNSYTSTLHQIGA
- a CDS encoding SDR family NAD(P)-dependent oxidoreductase, encoding MHSEHFTAVVTGAGGTIGTCISSHLAGLGYNLVIIDTHKNNLDALQSKIQREYPERQVLALTVNITSPQEVIQASRVVQNRFYGIDVLINNAGISPKLSNGMRIPALSIDDDEWDLVMETNLKSVFLMCKYFFDVLKRDKGKIVNIASMMGVTGSGVDTNQIFPYSVSAAHYSASKAGVINLTKSLAREFSESNVPVYAIAPGAVSGGMGKFDESFIKNLKEQIPSHQLGTPEEIVNTLNFLLTSGMSLTGQTLHVNHGWFMGG